Proteins from a single region of Desulfobacter postgatei 2ac9:
- the phrB gene encoding deoxyribodipyrimidine photo-lyase, with the protein MQLVWFRRDLRIQDNTALHGAVSFARAHNEAVVAIFTATPDQWAGHDMAPIQADLIYKRLFALQTDLQALNIDLLYTEAKDYDAAARCVAATADRLQVGTLWFNCEYPLNENRRDKLVETLMSIQGGKTQACHDTCLCPPGTVLNRQGAYYKVFTPFARACSEHLQGLVPSLMPLQPVTKAELPSDIQSQILSPEQPFSYPRVSSRAYHVSTKAIQKKLTDFCTGPMNVYDQERDFPAVAGTSGLSPYLAIGAVSSRMCLAGVISAEQSRGGTTWKNELLWRDFYHHLMFFIPDLSRQACFHAWGDRLLWDDNPELLAAWQAGKTGYPIVDAAMRQLNQTGWMHNRLRMIVASFLTKDLHIDWRHGQAYFMRHLVDGDFPANNGGWQWSASTGCDAQPYFRIFNPVSQGKKFDPGGRFVRAWIPELESVPDRYVHCPWTWKGSTQSSAYPLPIVDHAKARLVALQRYSQKK; encoded by the coding sequence ATGCAGTTGGTTTGGTTCAGGCGGGATTTGCGAATTCAGGACAATACGGCCCTGCATGGGGCGGTCAGCTTTGCCCGAGCACATAATGAGGCGGTGGTCGCGATATTTACGGCCACCCCGGATCAATGGGCAGGGCACGATATGGCCCCAATCCAGGCCGATCTTATTTACAAACGGCTTTTTGCCCTTCAAACAGATCTGCAGGCACTGAACATTGATCTTTTGTACACAGAGGCAAAAGATTATGATGCGGCAGCAAGATGCGTGGCCGCTACAGCTGATCGTCTACAGGTAGGCACGCTGTGGTTTAATTGCGAATACCCGCTCAACGAAAACCGCCGTGATAAGCTGGTCGAAACATTGATGTCCATACAGGGCGGCAAGACCCAGGCCTGCCATGATACCTGCCTGTGTCCCCCAGGCACGGTTCTTAATCGCCAGGGAGCGTATTACAAGGTGTTTACGCCCTTTGCCCGAGCCTGCAGTGAGCACCTGCAAGGTCTTGTGCCGTCTTTGATGCCGCTGCAGCCCGTGACTAAAGCTGAACTACCTTCGGATATTCAAAGTCAAATCCTTTCACCGGAACAGCCCTTCAGCTATCCCAGAGTGTCCAGCAGGGCATATCATGTGAGCACAAAAGCCATCCAAAAAAAATTAACGGATTTTTGTACAGGCCCCATGAACGTCTATGACCAGGAGCGGGACTTTCCGGCTGTTGCCGGAACCAGCGGTCTTTCTCCCTATCTTGCCATTGGGGCAGTGTCGTCACGCATGTGTCTTGCCGGCGTTATTTCAGCAGAACAGAGCCGGGGCGGTACCACATGGAAAAATGAACTGTTATGGCGGGATTTTTATCATCACCTGATGTTTTTTATCCCGGACCTTAGTCGGCAGGCTTGTTTCCATGCCTGGGGCGATAGGCTTTTATGGGACGACAATCCGGAACTGCTTGCAGCCTGGCAGGCGGGTAAAACTGGATACCCCATCGTTGATGCGGCCATGCGTCAGCTTAACCAGACCGGCTGGATGCACAACAGGCTGCGCATGATTGTGGCAAGTTTTTTGACCAAGGATCTTCACATTGACTGGCGCCATGGCCAGGCCTATTTCATGCGCCATCTGGTAGATGGCGATTTCCCCGCCAATAACGGTGGCTGGCAGTGGTCTGCATCCACCGGCTGTGACGCCCAGCCCTATTTTCGAATCTTCAATCCCGTCAGCCAGGGGAAAAAATTTGATCCCGGCGGGCGGTTTGTCCGGGCCTGGATTCCTGAGCTGGAGTCGGTTCCGGACCGTTATGTCCATTGTCCGTGGACATGGAAGGGCAGCACACAGAGCAGCGCATACCCGCTCCCCATCGTGGATCATGCCAAAGCACGCCTTGTTGCCCTTCAACGTTATTCACAAAAAAAGTAA
- a CDS encoding class I SAM-dependent methyltransferase — protein MNVKDTAAIEFSLNWDSGDAHHTDTTYLPAIDFWRDFFPQKLEQAIKQMKAGENCRVDFSAGELVPGFSSRKLIEFHQNGFDSSQSPFPVSAEVGRFYPSGYAHKALNCFPQNVTPFRIIAMENEMITADSNHPLAQYPISVHARMLSRKIAGAERGGTCQDISEVITKDGPGMQRLCQNAYNISLGQSPLPRKNNQPDSDFYSYPRMVPHLDSCAREHIRERYGKLLKPGSRILDLMSSWDSHLPDTLSDCHVTGLGMNVEELDANAKLDTRLVQDLNQTPKLPMDDNSFDAVICTASIEYLTRPVAVLQEVRRVLSPNGIFIISFSDRWFPGKQIAVWGQMHPFERLGLVLKMCMNAQLSNLHTKTIRGYPRPWDDPHIRERYTSDPVFAVWGNA, from the coding sequence GTGAACGTTAAAGATACAGCAGCCATCGAGTTTTCCCTGAACTGGGACAGTGGTGATGCACACCATACAGATACCACCTATCTGCCGGCAATTGATTTCTGGCGGGATTTTTTTCCACAAAAACTTGAACAAGCGATTAAACAAATGAAAGCCGGGGAGAATTGCCGGGTGGATTTTTCTGCCGGTGAGCTGGTGCCGGGGTTTTCTTCCCGGAAACTCATTGAGTTCCACCAAAATGGGTTTGACAGCTCCCAGTCACCGTTTCCGGTGTCGGCAGAAGTCGGGCGCTTTTATCCAAGCGGCTATGCGCACAAAGCCCTGAACTGTTTTCCACAGAACGTCACCCCCTTTCGCATTATTGCCATGGAAAATGAAATGATTACCGCCGACAGCAATCATCCCCTGGCGCAATACCCCATCAGCGTTCATGCCCGGATGTTGTCACGAAAAATTGCCGGTGCCGAGCGGGGTGGGACCTGCCAGGATATTTCCGAGGTCATCACCAAAGACGGTCCGGGAATGCAGCGCCTTTGCCAAAACGCATATAACATCAGCCTTGGTCAATCGCCCCTGCCGAGGAAAAACAACCAGCCTGACAGCGATTTTTACAGCTATCCAAGGATGGTGCCGCATCTGGACAGCTGTGCCCGGGAACATATTCGTGAACGATACGGCAAGCTTTTAAAGCCCGGCAGCCGGATACTGGACCTGATGTCCAGCTGGGATTCTCATTTACCGGATACCTTGTCAGATTGCCACGTCACAGGGCTTGGCATGAATGTCGAGGAGCTGGATGCAAACGCTAAACTTGACACCCGGCTTGTTCAGGATCTCAATCAAACACCCAAACTGCCCATGGATGACAACAGTTTTGATGCCGTGATCTGCACTGCCTCCATCGAGTACCTCACACGGCCGGTGGCGGTATTGCAGGAAGTAAGGCGGGTTTTATCCCCGAATGGAATTTTCATCATATCCTTTTCCGACCGCTGGTTTCCCGGTAAACAGATTGCTGTCTGGGGTCAGATGCATCCGTTTGAGCGGTTGGGCCTGGTCTTGAAAATGTGCATGAATGCTCAACTAAGCAATCTGCATACAAAAACCATTCGGGGATATCCTCGACCCTGGGATGATCCGCATATTCGTGAGCGCTACACCTCGGATCCTGTATTTGCTGTGTGGGGTAACGCCTGA
- a CDS encoding class I SAM-dependent DNA methyltransferase: MDKKRSSDEFAQAYDAWFFNNMNLLNSEVNLVAHFLKDVGDTFSVGCGSGLFESILKKDFNIPIQYGLEPSDGMADIARKRGLTVDVTTAEDADLGQEQYDTILFNGTPSYINDLQSVFHKAYAALRKNGKIVVIDVPKEGSYTIMYNLAKSLETWDHPLLEGVHPRDPYPIEFVKVANWRTTAEKVEMLEAAGFQDFDFAQTLTKHPLYSNNVEEKPIPGFDCGDYVAICALKK, translated from the coding sequence ATGGATAAAAAGAGAAGTTCTGACGAATTTGCACAGGCATATGATGCCTGGTTTTTTAACAATATGAATCTGTTGAATTCAGAAGTGAATCTGGTCGCTCATTTTTTGAAAGATGTGGGTGATACCTTTTCTGTGGGTTGCGGAAGCGGTCTTTTTGAATCAATACTGAAAAAAGATTTTAATATTCCCATTCAGTACGGTCTTGAACCATCGGACGGAATGGCCGATATTGCACGAAAACGCGGGCTGACTGTTGACGTCACCACAGCCGAAGATGCCGATCTGGGCCAAGAGCAATACGATACGATTCTATTCAACGGCACGCCAAGCTATATCAACGACCTGCAGTCCGTGTTTCACAAGGCCTATGCTGCGTTGAGAAAAAACGGTAAAATCGTGGTGATTGATGTGCCCAAGGAAGGATCATATACAATCATGTATAACCTGGCAAAAAGTCTGGAAACATGGGACCATCCACTATTGGAAGGCGTTCACCCAAGGGACCCGTACCCAATAGAATTTGTAAAGGTTGCCAACTGGCGTACAACTGCTGAGAAAGTCGAGATGCTGGAAGCAGCAGGATTTCAAGACTTTGATTTTGCACAAACCCTGACAAAGCATCCGCTGTACTCAAACAACGTGGAAGAAAAACCCATCCCCGGCTTTGACTGCGGTGACTATGTCGCCATTTGTGCCTTAAAAAAATAA
- a CDS encoding TenA family protein encodes MKAAGKQTQKMWDAVACIYADTVSHPFVVRLAQGTLDKNSFAHFLSQDILYLKDDNLALDVLAEKAPNTSEKQFFKLLAKDGLDIERALHNEFLGYFNIKAAEEKSPAIEKYTAFLLDHSKNSAFGIAAAALLPCFWVYNSVGNHILTIAEVPNAYQMWIDTYHSEAYEQYTQRFIDIVERVASEADEELYQKMLNAFMQSTQYELDFFKEAMNCNCSTL; translated from the coding sequence ATGAAAGCTGCAGGAAAACAGACCCAAAAGATGTGGGATGCGGTTGCTTGCATTTATGCGGATACAGTTTCTCATCCCTTTGTTGTCAGACTTGCCCAAGGTACCTTGGATAAAAATAGTTTTGCACATTTTTTGTCCCAGGATATCCTTTATCTCAAGGATGACAATCTGGCGTTGGATGTGTTGGCCGAAAAAGCGCCCAACACATCTGAAAAACAATTCTTTAAATTGTTGGCCAAAGATGGACTGGACATTGAACGGGCCCTTCACAATGAGTTCCTGGGCTATTTTAATATCAAGGCGGCTGAAGAAAAGTCTCCTGCCATTGAAAAATACACAGCCTTTCTGCTCGACCACAGTAAAAATTCTGCGTTTGGGATTGCTGCCGCGGCTCTTTTACCTTGTTTCTGGGTCTATAACAGCGTCGGCAATCATATCTTGACCATTGCGGAAGTCCCCAACGCCTACCAGATGTGGATCGACACCTATCACAGTGAAGCATACGAACAATATACACAAAGATTTATTGATATTGTAGAGCGGGTGGCATCAGAGGCCGATGAAGAACTATATCAAAAAATGTTGAACGCTTTCATGCAATCAACACAATATGAACTCGATTTTTTTAAAGAAGCGATGAACTGCAATTGCAGCACCCTTTAG
- a CDS encoding IS630 family transposase: protein MDGKNINLTLTDYKKKLRWCRGRKSLKSKRNENEFREAQKEIEILKDEDQANIIDLYYFDESGFTGVPEIPYAWQDEDEQLLLPSGKTSRINVLGFLNKQNDFFPCVFDCSVTSDIVTACFDAFSRYITKRTIVVLDNAPIHHSAIFKSQIGTWEERGLFLYFIPKYSPELNLIEILWKHIKYFWLSTSAYKGFEFLKTELNNILASVGKEFTISFS, encoded by the coding sequence ATGGATGGGAAAAATATCAATTTGACTCTTACGGATTATAAAAAAAAACTGCGTTGGTGTCGAGGACGGAAATCTCTCAAAAGCAAACGCAATGAGAACGAGTTCAGGGAAGCGCAAAAGGAAATTGAAATCTTGAAAGATGAAGATCAGGCAAATATCATTGACTTGTATTATTTTGATGAATCTGGCTTTACCGGCGTGCCTGAGATTCCATATGCCTGGCAAGATGAGGATGAGCAGCTTTTGCTTCCGAGTGGAAAAACCTCAAGAATCAATGTGTTGGGATTCTTGAATAAGCAAAATGATTTCTTTCCTTGCGTTTTTGACTGCTCAGTTACTTCAGATATTGTAACCGCCTGCTTTGATGCGTTTTCACGTTACATAACAAAAAGAACCATTGTTGTTCTGGATAATGCTCCAATACATCACAGCGCCATTTTTAAATCTCAAATTGGGACATGGGAAGAAAGAGGCCTTTTTCTATACTTTATCCCCAAATATTCACCGGAGTTGAATCTGATTGAAATTTTATGGAAACATATCAAGTACTTTTGGCTATCAACATCTGCTTATAAAGGATTTGAATTTTTGAAAACTGAGTTGAATAATATATTGGCAAGCGTCGGTAAGGAATTTACAATTTCGTTTTCTTAA
- a CDS encoding RNA-binding domain-containing protein produces MLKTELLEIIANGKNSGVEFKRDDIRPEQLAKEVVALLNFQGGRVFIGVDDNGTISGIQRPNIEEWVMNVISEKVHPSILPFYEEVKVDDNTKVAVLTFPQGNSKPYVRRHKKAEEVFIRVGSTSRLATREQQMRLYEIGGMLHTELLPISRTSSENLDFVRLENYLRQILNDPDIPSSQNDWENRLANLGFLSEPHGMCTIAGMVLFGKKPRQILKQSGLRIFAFDGTDKEYKAKLDVILDAPLSGRWDFSQGAKQLIDEGLVERSVQTITPFISEESSELNLGLQREKRWFYPIEAVREVLVNALVHRDWTRFVDIEIGIYSDRFEVISPGSLQNSMTVAKMLAGQRYTRNTVIMEVMRDYGYVDFRGMGLRTKVVPLMRSHNGCDPIFEATEDYLKVTLPKRSDSQ; encoded by the coding sequence ATGTTAAAAACAGAATTGCTTGAAATCATTGCCAATGGTAAAAACTCCGGTGTGGAGTTCAAAAGAGACGATATCCGACCCGAACAGTTGGCTAAAGAAGTTGTGGCCTTGCTCAATTTCCAGGGGGGCAGGGTTTTCATAGGGGTTGATGACAATGGGACTATTTCAGGCATTCAAAGGCCGAATATTGAAGAGTGGGTCATGAATGTCATTTCAGAAAAAGTCCATCCATCTATCCTGCCTTTTTATGAGGAGGTAAAAGTTGATGATAATACAAAAGTTGCGGTTCTCACTTTTCCCCAAGGTAATAGTAAGCCCTATGTCAGACGGCACAAAAAAGCAGAAGAGGTGTTCATTCGTGTGGGGTCAACTTCACGGCTTGCGACCCGTGAACAGCAAATGAGACTGTATGAAATAGGGGGGATGCTTCACACTGAGTTATTGCCGATTTCCCGTACGTCATCCGAAAACCTGGATTTTGTTCGTCTGGAAAATTATCTGCGACAGATTTTAAATGATCCTGATATTCCCTCATCCCAGAATGATTGGGAAAACAGATTGGCAAATCTTGGCTTTCTATCCGAACCCCATGGGATGTGTACGATTGCCGGAATGGTGCTTTTTGGGAAAAAACCACGACAGATTTTGAAACAAAGCGGTTTACGCATATTTGCTTTTGACGGTACGGATAAAGAATATAAAGCTAAGTTAGATGTGATTCTGGATGCGCCGCTTTCAGGCAGGTGGGATTTTTCACAAGGTGCAAAACAACTGATTGATGAAGGGCTGGTTGAACGTTCAGTTCAGACAATTACGCCTTTTATTTCTGAAGAGTCAAGTGAACTTAACTTGGGTTTACAACGTGAAAAACGATGGTTTTATCCCATTGAAGCTGTTCGAGAGGTGCTGGTCAATGCATTGGTTCACAGAGACTGGACTCGTTTTGTCGATATTGAAATCGGTATTTACTCTGATCGTTTTGAAGTAATCAGTCCAGGAAGCCTTCAAAACTCCATGACGGTTGCCAAGATGCTTGCCGGGCAGCGTTATACTCGAAACACGGTCATCATGGAAGTTATGCGTGACTATGGCTATGTTGATTTCCGTGGTATGGGACTTAGAACAAAAGTTGTCCCTTTGATGCGATCCCATAATGGTTGTGATCCAATATTTGAAGCAACTGAAGATTATCTGAAGGTCACTCTCCCGAAAAGGAGTGATAGTCAATGA
- a CDS encoding type I restriction endonuclease, with protein MIDFYAPQNNHYVLSQQVPFIGTRDCYFDLVLYVNGLPLVVGEVKTPVRDAISWQDGAADFLGGNKHYWENQKAFFVPNLLCFASEGKTFYYGSIGACFKNWAPWHSTEDRDEIPQNLRTVLKSAERLLHPEIRFIRYNMSE; from the coding sequence TTGATTGATTTTTATGCGCCGCAAAACAACCATTATGTCTTGAGCCAACAGGTGCCGTTCATTGGGACAAGGGATTGTTACTTTGATCTGGTGCTGTATGTCAACGGCCTGCCTCTGGTGGTCGGCGAGGTCAAAACCCCGGTACGCGATGCCATCAGCTGGCAGGATGGTGCGGCGGATTTCCTGGGGGGCAACAAGCACTACTGGGAAAACCAAAAAGCCTTTTTTGTTCCCAACCTCCTCTGTTTTGCCTCGGAAGGAAAAACATTTTATTACGGGTCCATCGGTGCCTGTTTTAAAAACTGGGCACCCTGGCACAGCACCGAAGACCGTGATGAGATCCCCCAAAACCTGAGAACCGTGTTGAAAAGTGCCGAACGTCTACTGCATCCAGAAATCAGATTTATCCGGTACAATATGTCGGAATAA
- a CDS encoding glycosyltransferase translates to MESFYKKSNLKVNTNWYLEQYPDVAAAGMDAQFHYEHYGAREGRLPYALQSAKLETALWSGFSNLALDDLQAMAFDKYQPDLERIYSRWALLRWYAGTEAWDKAFEYASAFNTETPLFAGHLGVHLLCTEVLLQCGYVEEARARMAAAITHFGTVPDLCLAAANVGLQCPEFKTDPGDPCADDAACLRLHWINTLFRNADMMSVQKRVIDAPLALNNLAGVETGRTARGKIPKISVIMPVFNAGDQVGYALYGLLAQTWSNIEILVIDDCSTDDTCARVNDIAASDSRVVLLRQKENRGAYAARNEGLKHAQGEFIANHDADDWSHPQRLERMIAPLLQDNTRMASMAHWVRTTGSLHFMRWRMERSLILPSVSTLVFRRCVVECLGGWDEVRVEADSEFLGRIRRYWGTDAVVDVLTGVPLAFALQDKNSLTAALSTHLRTQFWGVRKLYRRLSEIWRAGIKNLDQLHFKGNTREGRFPVPPAILHGKSAVPEYDLVVMADCSPAADYSESLLWMLQYVVNKGLKVALFHWPCYKNILENEQAVDIDGPFMAPALDKKLDLLLPDQPVKAEKVIIAGSHLQQYPPESVPDVLASDVCTVEDPARDIQWIYPQGTDTHGSDVSGRLSALFDAAWYLQRNPDVAEAGKDPLDHYLNFGWRQERAPSPWFDTRFYLGQCPEEEGRNQALLRHYVEKGERRGYLPSKPYVKGRKPLVDQVPNVMFCAHMAGYELFGGERSFLDVLHACSLLPVNIFVSVPSFANSSYIEMLQHFSHRIYYVPAGRWSFISRPDAWAVTHFKNIVQFQNIAAIYVNTLVVREPLTAARHAGVPSILHVRESLEHDPDMCAALGLPADAIRGRVVESADVIVANSEFTADNFRKKNATFVVNNIVDPALFKLNNPVDPRCINVAMISSNKPKKGLSDFIDLARVLADDTRIRMVLIGPDNEHIQELKNCGGLPENIIFSGYAPSPSEALAQAGIVLNLSNFEETFGRTVLEAMAAGRPVLAYNRGALPELIEHGETGFLVPYKNIEAAAERIRFLCGNLVQITLMGAKGRMKARNYDVQTMKRQFSDIFQWIWSN, encoded by the coding sequence ATGGAAAGTTTTTATAAAAAATCTAACCTAAAAGTGAATACGAACTGGTATCTGGAACAATACCCAGATGTTGCAGCAGCAGGTATGGATGCGCAGTTCCACTATGAGCATTATGGAGCCAGAGAGGGCCGCCTCCCTTATGCCCTCCAATCGGCCAAATTAGAAACCGCTCTTTGGAGCGGTTTTTCTAATTTAGCCCTTGACGACCTCCAGGCAATGGCATTTGATAAGTACCAGCCTGACCTGGAAAGGATCTATTCCCGATGGGCTCTGCTGCGCTGGTATGCCGGCACTGAAGCGTGGGACAAGGCGTTTGAATATGCCAGTGCGTTCAATACAGAAACGCCTTTATTTGCAGGTCATCTCGGGGTGCATCTGCTTTGTACCGAGGTGTTGCTGCAATGTGGGTATGTCGAAGAAGCCCGTGCCCGGATGGCCGCAGCCATAACTCATTTCGGCACTGTGCCGGATCTGTGCCTGGCCGCAGCCAATGTGGGGTTGCAATGTCCTGAATTCAAGACGGATCCGGGTGATCCCTGCGCCGACGATGCAGCGTGCTTGCGCCTTCACTGGATCAATACCCTGTTTCGAAATGCGGATATGATGTCCGTTCAAAAGCGGGTCATTGATGCGCCCCTGGCGTTGAATAATCTTGCCGGGGTTGAGACCGGCAGAACAGCCCGGGGAAAGATTCCGAAAATAAGTGTGATTATGCCGGTATTCAATGCCGGAGATCAGGTTGGTTATGCGCTGTACGGATTGCTGGCACAGACCTGGTCCAACATTGAAATTCTTGTTATTGATGATTGCAGCACAGATGATACATGTGCCCGGGTGAATGATATTGCCGCGTCAGACAGCAGGGTTGTGTTGCTGCGTCAAAAAGAGAACAGGGGGGCTTATGCCGCTCGAAATGAAGGCCTCAAGCATGCGCAAGGGGAGTTCATTGCCAATCATGATGCAGATGACTGGTCACATCCGCAGCGCCTTGAACGGATGATTGCCCCTTTGCTGCAGGACAACACCCGGATGGCAAGTATGGCCCACTGGGTGCGTACAACCGGTTCCCTGCATTTTATGCGGTGGCGCATGGAGCGCAGCCTGATTCTTCCCAGTGTGTCAACCCTGGTATTTCGGCGCTGTGTGGTGGAGTGTCTTGGGGGCTGGGATGAGGTACGTGTGGAAGCGGATTCCGAGTTTCTGGGCAGAATCAGACGTTATTGGGGAACAGATGCGGTGGTTGACGTGCTGACGGGGGTTCCGTTGGCGTTTGCGCTTCAGGACAAGAATTCTTTGACTGCGGCCCTCTCCACCCATTTGCGGACCCAGTTCTGGGGGGTCCGCAAGCTTTACCGGAGGCTTTCCGAAATCTGGCGGGCAGGAATCAAAAATCTCGATCAGCTCCATTTCAAGGGAAACACCCGGGAAGGACGGTTTCCCGTGCCGCCGGCCATATTGCATGGTAAAAGTGCCGTGCCTGAATATGATCTGGTTGTTATGGCGGACTGCAGTCCAGCCGCAGATTATTCAGAATCGCTGCTATGGATGTTGCAGTATGTGGTGAACAAAGGACTTAAGGTGGCCCTGTTTCACTGGCCCTGTTACAAGAATATCCTGGAAAATGAACAGGCGGTTGACATTGATGGGCCTTTCATGGCGCCGGCATTGGATAAAAAACTGGACCTGCTGCTGCCGGATCAGCCCGTGAAAGCCGAGAAAGTCATTATTGCAGGGTCGCATCTTCAGCAGTATCCACCGGAATCCGTTCCGGATGTTCTTGCCTCGGATGTCTGCACTGTGGAAGATCCGGCCAGGGACATTCAATGGATTTATCCCCAGGGCACGGATACGCACGGTTCTGATGTTTCAGGTCGGTTGTCCGCGTTGTTTGATGCTGCCTGGTATCTGCAGCGGAACCCCGATGTCGCAGAAGCGGGAAAAGATCCGCTGGACCATTATCTGAATTTCGGATGGAGACAAGAACGGGCGCCATCCCCATGGTTTGACACGCGGTTCTATCTCGGGCAATGCCCGGAGGAGGAGGGTCGAAATCAGGCCCTGTTGCGCCACTATGTGGAAAAGGGAGAAAGACGGGGGTATCTGCCTTCCAAACCGTATGTCAAAGGCCGCAAACCGCTGGTGGACCAAGTTCCTAATGTGATGTTCTGTGCCCATATGGCTGGTTATGAACTGTTCGGAGGAGAGCGCAGTTTTCTGGATGTGCTGCATGCCTGCTCGCTTCTGCCGGTAAACATATTTGTCAGTGTGCCGTCCTTTGCCAACTCTTCTTATATTGAAATGTTGCAGCATTTTTCTCACAGGATCTATTATGTGCCTGCCGGCAGATGGTCTTTTATTTCCAGACCGGATGCCTGGGCGGTAACGCATTTTAAAAACATTGTTCAATTTCAGAATATCGCGGCGATATATGTGAATACATTGGTTGTGAGAGAACCGCTGACGGCAGCCAGGCATGCCGGCGTACCATCCATCCTGCATGTGCGCGAATCCCTTGAGCACGACCCGGATATGTGCGCGGCTTTGGGGCTGCCCGCAGATGCCATCCGCGGCCGGGTGGTGGAATCCGCAGACGTCATTGTGGCCAATTCTGAGTTTACCGCCGACAATTTCAGAAAAAAAAATGCCACTTTTGTGGTGAATAACATTGTCGATCCGGCTTTGTTTAAGTTAAACAACCCTGTTGATCCAAGATGTATCAATGTGGCAATGATCAGCAGCAATAAGCCGAAAAAAGGATTGTCTGATTTTATCGATCTGGCAAGGGTCCTGGCCGATGACACCAGGATCAGAATGGTGTTGATCGGTCCTGACAACGAGCATATCCAGGAATTGAAAAACTGCGGCGGTCTGCCGGAAAATATCATATTTTCAGGATATGCGCCCTCTCCTTCAGAGGCGTTGGCGCAAGCGGGTATTGTTCTGAATCTATCGAATTTTGAAGAGACCTTCGGCAGGACAGTCCTTGAAGCCATGGCGGCCGGGCGCCCGGTGCTCGCTTACAACCGGGGGGCTTTGCCTGAACTGATCGAACACGGGGAGACCGGGTTTCTGGTGCCCTACAAAAATATTGAGGCAGCAGCGGAGCGGATCAGGTTTTTGTGCGGCAACCTGGTACAGATTACTTTGATGGGCGCCAAAGGCCGTATGAAGGCCCGCAACTATGATGTGCAGACCATGAAACGCCAGTTTAGTGACATTTTTCAATGGATCTGGTCCAATTAA